From Pseudochaenichthys georgianus chromosome 11, fPseGeo1.2, whole genome shotgun sequence, a single genomic window includes:
- the LOC139434793 gene encoding THAP domain-containing protein 3-like, translated as MSCCALECTNRTSKKSTLSFFRFPFGDPDRLDQWVLNIRRNTWTPNVSSRLCSEHFESHPFSTDSWGRRCLKNTAVPTIFYFTNGKEQQPGRKSRDA; from the exons atgtcgtgctgtgcgcttgaatgtactaacagaacttccaagaagtctactctcagcttttttcg gtttcctttcggtgatccagacaggctggaccagtgggtgctgaacatccggaggaatacatggacccccaacgtttcttctcgcctgtgcagtgaacactttgagagtcatcccttcagcacggactcatgg ggaaggagatgcctgaaaaacactgcagtgcccaccattttctatttcaccaatggcaaagaacaacagcctggaaggaaaagcagg gacgcttga